In Kogia breviceps isolate mKogBre1 chromosome 19, mKogBre1 haplotype 1, whole genome shotgun sequence, a single genomic region encodes these proteins:
- the SHBG gene encoding LOW QUALITY PROTEIN: sex hormone-binding globulin (The sequence of the model RefSeq protein was modified relative to this genomic sequence to represent the inferred CDS: deleted 1 base in 1 codon), whose product MTFNLTKIIKTSSSFEFRTWDPGGVIFYGDTTPEDDWFVLGLRDGRPEIHLHNHWAQLTVGAGPRLDDGRWHQMEVKIHADSVMLGLDGEEVLHLRQVSGPLANKPQPIMKIALRGLLFPASKLRLPLVPALDGCLRRDDWLDQQAQTSASVPTSLRSCAVESQPGIFFPPATGAEFSLQDIPRPHVEPWASSLDLRLQLAAGSGHLLALGTPENPFWLSLDLQDQKVVLASVSGPGLELLLILGITLQLKLTVSRVVLGQGTKKEILALPPMGPGSLLNLWAQTQGRLFLGALPGEASFASFCLDGLWAQGQRLDRALRRSQDIWTHSCPQSPGNGTDTTQ is encoded by the exons ATGACCTTTAACCTCACCAAGATCATAAA AACCTCTTCCTCCTTTGAGTTTCGGACCTGGGATCCAGGGGGAGTGATTTTTTATGGTGATACCACCCCAGAGGATGACTGGTTTGTGCTGGGACTTCGGGATGGCAGGCCTGAGATCCACCTTCATAATCACTGGGCCCAACTTACAGTGGGTGCTGGACCCCGGCTGGACGATGGGAGGTGGCACCAG ATGGAAGTGAAGATCCATGCGGATTCTGTGATGCTGGGGCTGGATGGGGAGGAGGTGCTGCATCTGAGACAGGTCTCTGGGCCACTGGCGAACAAACCCCAGCCCATCATGAAGATTGCTctgcgggggctgctcttccctGCCTCCAAACTCCGGTTGCCA CTGGTCCCTGCCCTGGATGGCTGCCTGCGCCGGGATGACTGGCTGGACCAGCAGGCCCAGACCTCGGCATCTGTCCCCACTAGTCTCAGAAGCTGTGCTGTAGAGTCTCAACCTGGGATATTCTTCCCACCAGCGACTGGAGCAGAATTCAGTCTCCAAG ACATTCCCCGGCCTCATGTAGAGCCCTGGGCCTCCTCCTTGGACCTGAGACTCCAGCTAGCAGCAGGCTCAGGCCACCTCCTTGCCCTTGGGACCCCAGAAAACCCTTTTTGGCTCAGCCTCGACCTCCAAGATCAA AAAGTGGTGCTGGCTTCTgtgtcagggccagggctggaactGCTGCTCATCTTGGGGATCACTCTTCAGCTGAAGCTGACTGTGTCCAGGGTGGTTTTG GGCCAGGGGACAAAGAAGGAGATCCTTGCTCTGCCTCCCATGGGCCCTGGCTCCCTCCTCAACCTCTGGGCCCAGACACAGGGGCGTCTCTTCCTGGGGGCTTTGCCAG GAGAGGCCTCTTTTGCATCCTTTTGCTTGGATGGCCTTTGGGCACAAGGCCAAAGACTGGACCGGGCCCTGAGAAGAAGCCAGGACATCTGGACTCACAGCTGCCCCCAGAGCCCAGGCAATGGCACTGACACTACCCAGTAA
- the SAT2 gene encoding thialysine N-epsilon-acetyltransferase isoform X1: MASVLIREAKEGDCGNILRLIRELAEYEKLSDQVKISEEALSADGFGENPFYHCLVAEILPAPGEPQGPCVVGYGLYYFIYSTWKGRNVYLEDIYVKPEYRGQGIGSKIIKKVAEVALDKGCSQFRLAVLDWNKGAMDLYKALGAQDLTEAEGWHCFRFEGEAMRELAGK; the protein is encoded by the exons ATGGCTTCCGTGCTGATCCGAGAAGCCAAGGAGGGAGACTGTGGAAATATCCTGAGGCTGATTCGG GAACTCGCTGAGTACGAGAAACTCTCAGACCAGGTGAAGATCAGTGAAGAAG CCCTGAGCGCAGATGGCTTTGGAGAGAATCCTTTCTATCACTGTTTGGTAGCAGAGATTCTTCCTGCCCCCGGGGAGCCACAGG ggCCCTGTGTGGTGGGCTATGGGCTATACTACTTCATCTACAGCACATGGAAGGGACGAAACGTTTATCTGGAAGACATCTACGTGAAGCCAGAGTATCGGG GTCAGGGGATTGgctccaaaataataaaaaaagtggCTGAG GTGGCCCTGGATAAGGGCTGCTCCCAGTTCCGCCTGGCAGTCCTAGACTGGAACAAGGGGGCTATGGACTTGTATAAGGCCCTAGGAGCCCAAGATCTGACGGAAGCTGAAGGTTGGCATTGCTTTCGCTTTGAAGGAGAGGCGATGAGGGAGTTGGCAGGAAAGTGA
- the ATP1B2 gene encoding sodium/potassium-transporting ATPase subunit beta-2 has protein sequence MVIQKEKKSCGQVVEEWKEFVWNPRTHQFMGRTGTSWAFIILFYLVFYGFLTAMFTLTMWVMLQTVSDHTPKYQDRLATPGLMIRPKTENLDVIVNVSDTESWDQHVQKLNKFLEPYNDSIQAQKNDVCLPGRYYEQPDNGVLNYPKRACQFNRTQLGDCSGIGDPTHYGYSTGQPCVFIKMNRVINFYAGANQSMNVTCVGKRDEDAENLGKFVMFPANGNIDLMYFPYYGKKFHVNYTQPLVAVKFLNVTPNVEVNVECRVNAANIATDDERDKFAGRVAFKLRINKT, from the exons ATGGTCattcagaaagagaagaagagcTGCGGGCAGGTGGTTGAGGAGTGGAAGGAGTTCGTGTGGAACCCGAGGACGCACCAGTTCATGGGCCGCACCGGGACCAGCTGGG CGTTTATCATCCTCTTCTACCTCGTCTTCTATGGCTTCCTCACCGCCATGTTCACCCTCACCATGTGGGTGATGCTGCAGACGGTCTCTGACCATACCCCCAAGTACCAGGACCGACTGGCCACACCGG GCTTGATGATTCGCCCTAAGACTGAGAACCTTGATGTCATTGTCAATGTCAGTGACACTGAAAGCTGGGACCAGCATGTTCAGAAGCTCAACAAATTCCTGGAGC CTTACAATGACTCCATCCAAGCCCAAAAGAATGATGTCTGCCTCCCTGGGCGCTATTACGAACAACCAGATAACGGAGTTCTCAACTACCCGAAACGTGCCTGCCAGTTCAACCGGACCCAGCTGGGCGACTGCTCTGGCATTGGGGACCCCACCCACTATGGTTACAGCACAGGACAGCCCTGTGTCTTCATCAAGATGAACCGG GTCATCAACTTCTACGCAGGAGCAAACCAGAGCATGAATGTTACCTGTGTGGGGAAG CGAGATGAAGATGCTGAGAATCTCGGCAAATTCGTCATGTTCCCTGCAAACGGCAACATCGACCTCATGTACTTTCCCTACTACGGCAAGAAGTTCCAC GTGAACTACACGCAGCCCCTGGTGGCCGTGAAGTTCCTGAATGTGACCCCCAACGTGGAGGTGAACGTGGAGTGCCGCGTCAACGCCGCCAACATCGCCACTGACGACGAGCGCGACAAGTTTGCTGGGCGCGTGGCCTTCAAACTCCGCATCAACAAAACCTGA
- the SAT2 gene encoding thialysine N-epsilon-acetyltransferase isoform X2 — protein MASVLIREAKEGDCGNILRLIRELAEYEKLSDQVKISEEGPCVVGYGLYYFIYSTWKGRNVYLEDIYVKPEYRGQGIGSKIIKKVAEVALDKGCSQFRLAVLDWNKGAMDLYKALGAQDLTEAEGWHCFRFEGEAMRELAGK, from the exons ATGGCTTCCGTGCTGATCCGAGAAGCCAAGGAGGGAGACTGTGGAAATATCCTGAGGCTGATTCGG GAACTCGCTGAGTACGAGAAACTCTCAGACCAGGTGAAGATCAGTGAAGAAG ggCCCTGTGTGGTGGGCTATGGGCTATACTACTTCATCTACAGCACATGGAAGGGACGAAACGTTTATCTGGAAGACATCTACGTGAAGCCAGAGTATCGGG GTCAGGGGATTGgctccaaaataataaaaaaagtggCTGAG GTGGCCCTGGATAAGGGCTGCTCCCAGTTCCGCCTGGCAGTCCTAGACTGGAACAAGGGGGCTATGGACTTGTATAAGGCCCTAGGAGCCCAAGATCTGACGGAAGCTGAAGGTTGGCATTGCTTTCGCTTTGAAGGAGAGGCGATGAGGGAGTTGGCAGGAAAGTGA